One Neovison vison isolate M4711 chromosome 2, ASM_NN_V1, whole genome shotgun sequence genomic window carries:
- the RNF223 gene encoding RING finger protein 223: MGGEQVCGDQAGHQVLSCQDPSAQGWVLLPSGEARPPPQMTHSSEGTPARPVPPGRTVTGSQPGGGGKAAPAGQKRSEPHSLVVPSLEDHAQALLTTPSPQLRVLSSGQQVWRTAVPAPGRTSPMAPVPGSPSTPGSEKAASPLECSICFSGYDNIFKTPKELSCTHVFCLECLARLAAAQPTGRPGAEAVPCPFCRQPTAMPAAGAPALRTSRQLQARMAAHLRREEPVWLEGTKLCCRPPPATPGLPAPGFVCVDVSLSKPAEPAAPPPAPRPARPRGRLARCWARCRDWRRVALVAALLLVLFCVVLWPVQCALKTGNLRCLPRPPATAATAAFSPGPLADN; encoded by the exons ATGGGGGGTGAGCAGGTGTGTGGGGACCAGGCGGGTCACCAGGTCCTGAGCTGCCAAGACCCCAGTGCCCAGGGCTGGGTTCTGCTCCCTAGCGGGGAGGCCCGGCCGCCGCCCCAGATGACCCATTCCTCAG AGGGCACACCTGCCAGACCAGTGCCACCAGGAAGGACAGTGACTGGCAGCCAGCCGGGAGGAGGGGGCAAAGCAGCTCCCGCTGGACAGAAGCGCTCAGAGCCTCACAGCCTGGTGGTGCCCAGCCTCGAGGACCATGCTCAGGCCTTGCTGAcgacccccagcccccag CTCAGAGTCCTGTCGTCGGGCCAGCAGGTGTGGCGTACGGCCGTGCCAGCCCCTGGTCGCACCAGCCCCATGGCCCCTGTGCCCGGGTCCCCCAGCACCCCTGGCTCGGAGAAGGCGGCCTCCCCGCTGGAGTGCTCCATCTGCTTCTCGGGCTATGACAACATCTTCAAGACGCCCAAGGAGCTCTCCTGCACACACGTCTTCTGCCTGGAGTGCCTGGCACGGCTGGCGGCCGCCCAGCCCACAGGCCGGCCCGGCGCTGAGGCTGTGCCCTGCCCCTTCTGCCGGCAGCCCACGGCGATGCCGGCTGCCGGGGCCCCCGCGCTGCGCACCAGCCGCCAGCTGCAGGCCAGGATGGCGGCACACCTGCGGCGGGAGGAGCCCGTGTGGCTGGAGGGCACCAAGCTCTGctgccgcccgccgcccgccacCCCCGGCCTCCCGGCGCCTGGCTTCGTGTGCGTGGACGTGAGCCTGAGCAAGCCCGCGGAACCCGCtgcgcccccgcccgccccgcgcccTGCCCGCCCCCGGGGCCGTCTGGCCCGCTGCTGGGCGCGCTGCAGGGACTGGAGGCGGGTGGCTCTGGTCGCTGCCCTGCTGCTGGTGCTCTTCTGTGTGGTGCTCTGGCCCGTGCAGTGCGCGCTCAAGACCGGGAACTTGCGCTGCCTCCCCCGGCCGCCTGCCACCGCGGCCACCGCCGCCTTCTCTCCTGGACCGCTGGCCGACAACTAG